In one window of Dissulfurirhabdus thermomarina DNA:
- a CDS encoding B12-binding domain-containing radical SAM protein yields MTDSTQRILFISPARRRLPGEDFVFDLGFLNLPYLAAVTPPGYQLEIIDEEHRPINFEAPARLVALTAQTPVAPRAYEIADAFRARGVPVVMGGVHASTLPEEALAHVDAVVVGEGEFVWPELLADLERGGLRRIYRGGTDRDLAGLPPPRRDLLDARHYLPLTLVETTRGCPHRCDFCGVSRFFGHRYRKRPAAEVEAELRGLFGAGFRHRASRWLARLGLDLPYFLERRLVYFIDSNFCADRGYCLRIMETLEAMDVLWWCHATVDIARDEELLGRMARSGCIAVNIGFESLSPENLAAMRKSFAGRFDYAEAVRRLHAHGIGVMGTFVVGFDGEDAGIFRRVEAFVRENRLDWALAFIRTPYPGTRLFEEMEAAGRIRHRDWERYDTLNCVFTPQGMTVEELEQGLRALWRRIFSLASIRDRILRGPRVHPLFYLGMNLQFHAMTRRWRPAFDPFGGGA; encoded by the coding sequence ATGACCGACTCCACCCAGCGGATCCTCTTCATCTCCCCCGCCCGGCGGCGGCTGCCGGGGGAGGACTTCGTCTTCGACCTCGGCTTCCTGAACCTCCCGTATCTCGCCGCCGTGACGCCGCCGGGGTACCAGCTCGAGATAATAGATGAAGAACACCGCCCCATCAACTTCGAGGCCCCGGCCCGGCTCGTGGCGCTCACCGCCCAGACCCCGGTGGCGCCCAGAGCCTACGAGATCGCCGACGCCTTCCGCGCCCGGGGCGTGCCGGTGGTCATGGGCGGGGTGCACGCCTCGACGCTGCCCGAGGAGGCCCTGGCCCACGTGGACGCGGTGGTGGTGGGGGAAGGGGAGTTCGTCTGGCCGGAACTCCTGGCCGACCTCGAGCGGGGCGGTCTCCGGCGGATCTACCGGGGCGGCACCGACCGCGACCTGGCGGGGCTGCCGCCGCCGCGCCGGGACCTCCTCGACGCCCGGCACTACCTCCCCCTCACCTTGGTGGAGACCACCCGGGGATGTCCTCACCGGTGCGATTTTTGCGGGGTCTCGCGTTTCTTCGGCCACCGGTACCGGAAGCGGCCGGCGGCGGAGGTCGAGGCGGAGCTCCGGGGGCTCTTCGGAGCCGGGTTCCGGCACCGGGCCTCGCGGTGGCTGGCGCGGCTCGGGCTCGATCTCCCCTACTTCCTCGAGCGGCGGCTGGTCTACTTCATCGACAGCAACTTCTGCGCCGACCGGGGCTACTGTCTCCGGATCATGGAGACCCTGGAGGCGATGGACGTCCTCTGGTGGTGCCACGCCACGGTGGACATCGCCCGGGACGAGGAGCTCCTCGGGCGCATGGCCCGGAGCGGGTGCATCGCGGTGAACATCGGCTTCGAGTCGCTCTCGCCCGAGAACCTCGCGGCCATGCGCAAGTCCTTCGCCGGTCGGTTCGACTACGCCGAGGCGGTCCGGCGCCTCCACGCCCACGGGATCGGTGTCATGGGGACCTTCGTGGTGGGGTTCGACGGCGAGGACGCCGGGATCTTCCGGCGGGTGGAGGCCTTCGTCCGGGAGAACCGGCTGGACTGGGCCCTGGCCTTCATCCGGACCCCGTACCCGGGCACACGGCTCTTCGAGGAGATGGAGGCCGCGGGCCGCATCCGCCACCGCGACTGGGAGCGATACGACACCCTGAACTGCGTCTTCACCCCGCAGGGTATGACGGTGGAGGAGCTGGAGCAGGGGCTGCGCGCCCTCTGGCGCCGGATCTTCTCCCTCGCCTCCATCCGCGACCGGATCCTTCGCGGCCCCCGGGTCCACCCCCTCTTCTACCTCGGGATGAACCTCCAGTTCCACGCCATGACCCGCCGCTGGCGGCCGGCCTTCGACCCCTTCGGCGGCGGCGCCTGA